From a region of the Salinispira pacifica genome:
- a CDS encoding glycoside hydrolase family 2 protein, whose amino-acid sequence MRTSLSLNQGWKFTPEFASHSVPGELNTDSWESVCLPHNPVELPYNGFDERDSQVLCAYWRTLEVPRESRGRRTLLHFEGVMLSCTIWVNGTQAGSHAGGYTPFDIDISSHCSPGERCEVLVAVDSRENQNIPPFGNVVDFLSYGGIYRDVELHIREFTGITELRISDQSLKLKDRPSRADDPCLQADGKLEFLAAVSSEAGGDSLTGANLLIDLEADSGITHSRRIVLEPSMISPENADGNSTAFRFSIELEDLQLWDPERPFLYDMTARLVLSGHSRDGSVTDTHRQRTGFRLIDYRPDALYLNGRAFPVIGLNRHQSFPHAGYAMPARAQRRDADILKHELAVNLVRTSHYPQSQHFLRRCDEIGLLVMEEIPGWQYIGDEEWKERSLRETGEMIRAHAHHPSIIMWGVRINESPDDDGFYARTNALAAGLDATRPRGGVRNFAGSRLLEDVYTFNEFNHDGSARPIRPRKKIAGKKVPFLVTEHNGHMYPTKRFDQEERLVEHALRHARVMNAALTRGDVTGAIGWCAFDYNTHKEFGSGDRICYHGVMDMFRIPKFAAHLYKSQRHPGVPAADGAVMEPLTHFALGERDGARSFPIYVATNCQSIRVERNGEFVGEFFPCREEFPGLVHPPVKIPELVGNRLDGYGFSDRDIRRLKKILALILEKGTPGLSPVHWISMGLIFLRRGINFVEAERIFNRAATGWGEPHQQYRFTGMMNGEAVIEGEYGDGVPRKLSVRADDSVLNSGEWDCTRIVCRLEDRFGNITPYVNEYVRFELDGPGQVMGPEQTALIGGAIGVWVRSLGEAGTIRFRAHCGRFSSRPLEITVE is encoded by the coding sequence ATGAGAACCAGCCTATCGTTAAACCAGGGGTGGAAATTCACCCCGGAATTTGCGTCCCATTCCGTTCCCGGAGAACTGAACACCGATTCCTGGGAATCCGTATGCCTGCCCCACAACCCGGTGGAACTTCCCTACAACGGGTTTGATGAACGGGACAGCCAGGTGCTGTGTGCATACTGGAGAACCCTGGAGGTTCCCCGTGAGTCCCGGGGACGGAGGACGCTGCTTCATTTTGAAGGGGTCATGCTAAGCTGTACCATCTGGGTGAACGGCACTCAGGCCGGTTCCCACGCAGGGGGCTACACTCCCTTCGATATTGATATCAGCTCCCACTGCAGCCCCGGGGAGCGCTGTGAAGTTCTGGTTGCCGTGGACTCCCGGGAAAACCAGAACATTCCCCCGTTCGGAAATGTGGTGGATTTTCTCAGCTACGGCGGCATATACCGGGATGTGGAACTGCATATCCGGGAATTTACCGGAATCACCGAACTGCGAATTTCGGATCAGTCCCTGAAGCTGAAAGACCGGCCGTCCCGGGCTGATGACCCCTGCCTTCAGGCTGACGGCAAACTGGAATTCCTGGCGGCAGTCTCTTCGGAAGCCGGGGGTGATAGCCTGACGGGAGCAAATCTGCTTATTGACCTGGAAGCGGATTCCGGAATTACCCATTCCCGCCGGATCGTGCTGGAACCTTCAATGATCAGTCCGGAAAACGCAGATGGGAATAGTACCGCATTCAGATTTTCCATTGAACTGGAAGACCTGCAGCTCTGGGATCCTGAACGACCCTTTCTCTATGATATGACCGCCCGGCTGGTATTGAGCGGGCATTCCAGGGACGGCAGTGTGACCGATACCCACCGTCAGCGCACCGGATTCCGGCTCATCGATTACCGGCCCGATGCCCTGTATTTGAACGGCAGAGCTTTCCCCGTTATCGGGCTGAACCGGCACCAGAGCTTCCCCCACGCCGGCTATGCCATGCCCGCCCGGGCCCAGCGGCGGGATGCCGATATACTCAAGCATGAACTGGCGGTCAATCTGGTGCGCACCAGTCATTATCCCCAGTCACAGCATTTTCTCCGGCGCTGTGATGAAATCGGGCTGCTGGTGATGGAGGAAATCCCCGGCTGGCAGTACATCGGCGATGAAGAGTGGAAAGAGCGCAGCCTTCGGGAGACCGGCGAAATGATCCGTGCCCACGCCCATCATCCGTCCATCATTATGTGGGGGGTGAGGATCAACGAAAGTCCCGACGACGACGGTTTCTATGCCCGCACCAATGCCCTGGCTGCGGGGCTGGACGCCACCAGGCCCCGGGGAGGGGTGAGAAATTTTGCCGGTTCCCGGCTGCTCGAGGATGTGTACACCTTCAATGAGTTCAACCACGACGGCAGCGCCCGGCCCATCCGGCCCCGGAAAAAAATTGCCGGGAAAAAGGTTCCGTTCCTGGTGACCGAACATAACGGGCATATGTACCCCACCAAGCGTTTTGATCAGGAGGAGCGGCTGGTGGAACACGCCCTGCGTCACGCCAGGGTAATGAACGCAGCCCTCACCCGGGGGGATGTGACCGGGGCCATCGGATGGTGCGCCTTTGACTACAACACCCACAAGGAGTTCGGAAGCGGTGACCGCATCTGTTATCACGGGGTGATGGATATGTTCCGGATCCCCAAATTCGCCGCCCATTTGTATAAGAGTCAGCGACACCCGGGGGTGCCGGCGGCAGACGGGGCGGTGATGGAGCCTTTGACCCACTTTGCCCTGGGCGAACGGGACGGCGCCAGAAGCTTTCCCATTTATGTGGCAACCAACTGTCAGAGCATCAGGGTTGAGCGTAACGGCGAATTTGTGGGGGAATTCTTTCCCTGCCGGGAGGAGTTTCCCGGGCTGGTACACCCTCCGGTGAAGATTCCCGAACTGGTGGGAAACCGTCTGGACGGGTACGGGTTCTCTGACAGGGATATCCGGAGGCTGAAAAAGATCCTGGCGCTTATTCTTGAGAAAGGAACCCCCGGACTCTCCCCGGTCCACTGGATTTCCATGGGGCTGATATTTCTGCGCAGGGGCATCAATTTTGTGGAGGCCGAGCGGATCTTCAACCGTGCAGCCACCGGCTGGGGGGAACCCCACCAGCAGTACCGCTTCACCGGCATGATGAACGGCGAGGCGGTAATAGAAGGAGAGTACGGGGACGGTGTGCCCCGGAAGCTTTCCGTGCGGGCGGATGACAGCGTTCTGAATTCCGGAGAGTGGGACTGTACGCGGATAGTCTGCAGGCTGGAGGACCGGTTCGGGAACATTACCCCATATGTGAACGAATATGTGCGGTTTGAACTTGACGGGCCGGGGCAGGTGATGGGTCCGGAACAGACCGCCCTGATCGGCGGGGCGATTGGGGTGTGGGTGCGCAGCCTGGGGGAAGCGGGGACCATCCGGTTCCGGGCTCATTGCGGGCGGTTCAGCTCCCGGCCCCTGGAGATTACCGTGGAGTAG
- a CDS encoding HAD family hydrolase: MNRGFSTAPFSDLNALQARAAVFDVDYTILKHSSTIAFAKTAIRNKLLHPMQLLASAKLHLQARLGLANSENLPSHLPFLEGMSRELLDELAEEVFLRYMVKGIYPEAIALIRELQSRGCLVILATASLDFLISPLAAFLHIPSSHVLTTHLGYEKGLCTGRVEGRHCIGLEKLHRAAKLLKDRRIPNSSAAFFTDSIMDLGMMIRVGYPVATNPDILLRRKAKRNGWEILLFR; this comes from the coding sequence ATGAATAGAGGTTTTTCCACAGCACCCTTCTCGGATCTGAATGCGTTGCAGGCCCGGGCTGCGGTGTTCGACGTGGATTACACCATTCTCAAGCACTCAAGCACCATCGCCTTCGCCAAGACTGCCATCCGAAACAAACTGCTGCATCCCATGCAGCTTCTTGCATCTGCAAAGCTCCACCTGCAGGCCAGGCTGGGGCTGGCAAACTCCGAAAATCTCCCCAGCCACCTGCCATTTCTCGAAGGAATGTCCCGGGAACTGCTGGATGAGCTTGCCGAAGAAGTGTTCCTCCGCTACATGGTGAAGGGGATATATCCTGAAGCAATTGCCCTGATCAGGGAGCTTCAATCCCGGGGCTGTCTGGTGATACTGGCCACAGCCTCCCTGGATTTCCTCATTTCTCCCCTGGCAGCCTTCCTCCACATACCCTCATCCCATGTGCTCACAACCCACCTGGGCTATGAAAAAGGTCTGTGCACCGGCAGGGTTGAGGGCAGGCACTGCATCGGCCTGGAAAAGCTGCACCGTGCCGCAAAGCTGTTAAAGGACCGGCGAATTCCCAACAGCTCGGCGGCATTCTTTACCGACAGCATTATGGATCTTGGAATGATGATCAGAGTGGGATACCCCGTAGCCACCAACCCTGATATCCTGCTGCGCAGGAAAGCAAAGCGCAACGGCTGGGAGATTCTCCTCTTTCGCTGA
- a CDS encoding DUF6691 family protein, translated as MADATIQNHVNPRADRAVSGKSVAGRLLFIGLGALFGFLLSRAGATTYDFYPKLFLFQDLQLLWVIVTAAGIGFLGNQIYKAVKAKTLISRQIASYTHKPWKKGLVPGSLIFGLGWGLAGACPGTALAMLGEGKLGTLFTILGFFIGTYIHGYFMSRKIRE; from the coding sequence ATGGCAGATGCTACAATTCAGAATCATGTTAATCCCCGGGCGGACCGGGCGGTTTCCGGAAAAAGTGTGGCGGGACGGCTGCTGTTTATCGGTCTGGGAGCCCTCTTCGGGTTTCTTCTCAGCAGGGCCGGCGCCACAACCTACGATTTTTATCCCAAACTCTTCCTCTTCCAGGATCTCCAGCTGCTGTGGGTGATTGTCACCGCCGCAGGCATCGGGTTTCTGGGAAATCAGATCTACAAGGCGGTGAAAGCCAAAACCCTGATCAGCAGACAGATTGCATCATATACTCACAAGCCCTGGAAAAAGGGGCTGGTACCCGGTTCCCTCATTTTCGGTCTGGGCTGGGGCCTGGCAGGTGCATGTCCCGGTACGGCTTTGGCCATGCTGGGTGAAGGAAAGCTGGGTACGCTGTTCACAATTCTGGGCTTTTTCATCGGAACCTACATTCACGGCTATTTCATGAGCAGAAAGATCCGGGAATAG
- a CDS encoding InlB B-repeat-containing protein produces the protein MKRFALFLGFSLLLFALIGCDTPFSPPTYTITYDGNGYVGEEIPTDDSTYAEGDIAILSDGGQMTRAGYTLNGWTTAGDGSGDHYNLEAEYIMPAEDVTLFAEWKPNSSGYSITYYGNGNTSGTAPEDNTVYAKDEAVILSGSGDLYKSGGYSFIGWNTQSDGKGEHYHANATLVMPDGDVELFARWKPDTDSEDPEILDLAILTPTIDTSTGDDTATIEVRSYDDVKLYKVEIEIIAQDGDPDFSNTVHTFNTGYSGVEYIGTFTVNIPVLQGSDAGTWIINYVNLTDNDSKVNSYSTTDLTAKGFATEFQNQ, from the coding sequence ATGAAACGATTTGCCCTGTTTTTAGGTTTCTCACTCCTTTTGTTTGCACTCATCGGATGCGATACTCCTTTTTCTCCACCCACATACACCATTACCTATGACGGAAACGGGTATGTGGGCGAGGAAATACCTACTGATGATTCAACATATGCTGAAGGCGATATTGCCATCTTGTCCGATGGCGGCCAAATGACTCGAGCGGGATACACGCTGAACGGATGGACCACCGCCGGAGATGGTAGCGGTGACCATTATAATTTAGAAGCGGAATATATTATGCCGGCGGAAGATGTAACGCTTTTTGCTGAATGGAAACCAAATTCCAGCGGATATTCCATCACATACTATGGAAATGGCAACACGTCCGGTACTGCCCCTGAAGATAATACCGTGTATGCAAAAGACGAAGCGGTAATATTATCAGGCAGCGGAGATTTGTATAAATCCGGCGGGTATTCGTTTATTGGCTGGAATACTCAGTCCGATGGTAAGGGGGAGCATTATCATGCAAATGCAACGCTGGTTATGCCGGATGGTGATGTTGAGCTCTTTGCCCGCTGGAAGCCGGATACTGATAGCGAAGATCCAGAAATACTCGATCTCGCAATACTCACTCCGACAATTGATACTTCCACCGGAGACGACACGGCTACAATTGAAGTTAGAAGCTATGATGATGTCAAACTATATAAAGTTGAAATTGAGATAATAGCCCAGGACGGCGATCCCGATTTTTCAAACACGGTTCACACATTCAATACTGGATATTCAGGTGTTGAGTACATCGGAACCTTTACAGTGAATATACCCGTGCTCCAGGGGTCTGATGCCGGAACATGGATCATCAACTATGTGAACCTTACTGATAACGATTCAAAGGTTAATAGCTACTCTACCACGGATCTGACAGCTAAAGGATTTGCCACTGAATTTCAAAACCAGTAG
- the htpG gene encoding molecular chaperone HtpG: protein MATHQFQTEVGQLLHLITHSLYSHKEIFIRELVSNSSDALDKLKYLTLTDDKLKEMSFDPKIHINFEEGDEPRVIVQDNGLGMNDADLSENLGTIAKSGTKAFIGQLTGDSKKDSNLIGQFGVGFYSAFMVSDKIDVYSRKVGEEITWHWSSDGKGEFTIEKAGDDDAEADKLDGPGTRIVCHLNEEGKEFANRWQIQEVIKKYSNHIAFTIFLTYEKTNYDDKGEETGKETVTEQVNSANALWKRSKSEISEEEYKEFYKSISHDGGEPLFWLHTQAEGTLEYTTLFYVPKTAPFDMNYAEYKPGVKLYVRRVFITDDEKELLPTYLRFLKGVIDSEDLPLNVSREILQQNRIMTNIRNASVNKILAEFKRIALEDPDSYKEFIEQYNRPLKEGLYTDYSHKEDLMELVRFKSTKAEGYTSLAEYSERMLPDQKAIYYITGDKESTLRNSPLLEAYKKKDIEVLIMDDDIDEIVVPGLMKYKETDLKAVNRSDAGEDLNEKADKKKEKDTKPVVEKVQKALGDRVKEVKVSVRLADSPSCIVVDESDPTFQMQSMMKAMGQGAELPEIKPILEINPDHEIVQKLKDLDDEERVSDISSLLLDQALLVEGIQLKDPADFVKKLNRIMGGAF from the coding sequence ATGGCAACCCATCAGTTTCAAACAGAGGTAGGACAGCTACTTCACCTTATTACCCACTCCCTCTATTCCCACAAGGAGATATTTATCAGGGAGCTGGTATCCAACTCCTCCGACGCCCTGGATAAGCTGAAGTATTTGACCCTTACCGACGACAAGCTCAAGGAAATGAGCTTCGATCCGAAGATCCATATCAATTTTGAAGAAGGGGATGAGCCCCGGGTAATCGTCCAGGATAACGGTCTTGGTATGAACGATGCCGATCTTTCGGAAAACCTGGGCACCATTGCCAAGAGCGGAACCAAGGCATTTATCGGTCAGCTCACCGGCGACAGCAAAAAGGACAGCAACCTCATCGGACAGTTCGGTGTGGGTTTTTATTCCGCCTTTATGGTATCCGACAAAATTGACGTGTACAGCCGGAAGGTGGGCGAAGAGATCACCTGGCACTGGAGCAGTGACGGAAAGGGCGAGTTCACCATTGAAAAAGCCGGGGACGATGATGCAGAAGCCGACAAACTGGACGGACCGGGAACCCGGATTGTGTGTCATCTGAATGAAGAGGGCAAAGAGTTTGCCAACCGCTGGCAGATTCAGGAGGTGATCAAAAAGTACTCCAATCACATCGCCTTCACCATCTTCCTTACCTACGAAAAAACCAACTATGACGATAAGGGCGAAGAAACCGGCAAGGAAACCGTCACCGAGCAGGTGAACTCCGCAAACGCCCTGTGGAAGCGCAGCAAATCGGAGATCAGCGAAGAAGAGTACAAAGAGTTCTACAAGTCCATATCCCACGACGGCGGCGAACCCCTGTTCTGGCTTCACACCCAGGCCGAGGGAACTCTTGAGTACACAACCCTCTTTTATGTTCCCAAAACTGCTCCCTTCGACATGAACTATGCGGAATACAAACCGGGAGTGAAGCTGTATGTGCGACGGGTGTTTATTACCGACGACGAAAAAGAGCTTCTCCCTACATATCTGCGGTTCCTGAAAGGGGTGATCGACAGCGAGGATCTTCCCCTGAATGTGAGCCGGGAGATTCTTCAGCAGAACCGGATCATGACCAACATCCGCAACGCGTCGGTGAACAAGATCCTGGCGGAGTTCAAGCGGATTGCCCTGGAGGATCCCGACAGCTACAAAGAGTTTATCGAACAGTATAACCGGCCGCTGAAAGAGGGCCTGTACACCGATTACAGCCACAAGGAAGACCTGATGGAGCTGGTTCGCTTCAAGTCAACCAAGGCGGAAGGCTACACAAGCCTCGCCGAATACAGCGAACGGATGCTGCCCGACCAGAAGGCCATCTATTATATTACCGGCGACAAGGAATCCACCCTGCGCAACTCTCCCCTTCTCGAAGCATACAAGAAGAAGGATATTGAAGTTCTGATCATGGATGATGACATCGATGAGATTGTGGTTCCCGGTCTGATGAAGTACAAGGAAACCGATCTCAAGGCGGTGAACCGATCGGATGCCGGCGAGGATCTGAACGAAAAAGCCGACAAAAAGAAGGAAAAGGACACCAAACCGGTTGTTGAAAAGGTGCAGAAGGCCCTTGGCGATCGTGTGAAAGAAGTGAAGGTGTCTGTGCGCCTGGCCGACAGTCCCAGCTGTATAGTTGTGGATGAAAGCGATCCCACCTTCCAGATGCAGTCAATGATGAAAGCCATGGGGCAGGGAGCAGAGCTTCCCGAAATCAAACCCATTCTTGAAATCAATCCCGATCATGAGATCGTACAGAAGCTGAAAGACCTGGATGACGAAGAACGGGTGTCGGATATTTCTTCACTGCTTCTGGATCAGGCTCTCCTGGTTGAAGGAATTCAGCTGAAGGACCCTGCGGATTTCGTGAAGAAGCTGAACCGCATTATGGGCGGCGCATTCTGA
- the aroA gene encoding 3-phosphoshikimate 1-carboxyvinyltransferase codes for MIAHIHNAQPSGEVIVPASKSHTIRALLIAALADGESIIANPLDSKDAVSCIHAVRAFGAEVEELPNGALGYARALKVRGVGHKTSGILAEAPADVLDVGNSGTTLYLAAGIAALSPGITVFTGDEQIRARPIRPLLNAINDLGGQARTTRNADAAPFIVSGPLTGGTAEIACPTSQYLSSLLLAAPLMPPGSLADIRITLLHERPYAEMTQSWLEEQGIEFENREWEQIRIPGGQSYRPFEKAVPGDFSSATFFACAAAITGSTLLLKGLDMNDSQGDKAVFSVLREMGCSVDVTDDGILISGPDPEKGERLRGGDFDINAIPDALPALAVTAAFAQGTTRFTNVPQARLKETDRIDCMDRELKKMGITCSQQEDGLTIEGGRPRGAQVDGHHDHRIVMACAVAGLASDGDMQISTAEAASVTFPGFFTILENVTSRQDGKRTSVLDE; via the coding sequence ATGATAGCGCATATACATAACGCACAGCCCTCCGGCGAGGTTATTGTCCCCGCATCCAAATCCCACACCATCAGAGCCCTCCTGATTGCCGCCCTGGCGGATGGCGAGAGCATTATTGCGAATCCACTGGACAGCAAGGATGCGGTTTCCTGCATTCATGCGGTCCGGGCTTTCGGGGCGGAAGTGGAAGAGCTGCCGAACGGGGCCCTTGGCTACGCAAGGGCATTGAAGGTTCGGGGTGTGGGTCACAAAACATCCGGCATTCTTGCTGAAGCGCCTGCGGATGTGCTGGATGTGGGTAATTCGGGAACCACTCTGTATCTGGCTGCGGGAATTGCCGCCCTCTCCCCGGGAATTACCGTGTTCACCGGAGATGAACAGATCCGGGCCCGGCCAATCCGTCCTCTGCTGAATGCCATCAACGATCTGGGAGGACAGGCCCGGACTACCCGGAATGCGGATGCAGCACCATTTATTGTTTCCGGTCCCTTGACCGGGGGAACTGCGGAAATCGCCTGTCCCACCAGCCAGTACTTATCCAGCCTGCTTCTGGCTGCCCCCCTCATGCCCCCGGGCAGCCTTGCTGATATCCGCATCACCCTGCTTCACGAGAGGCCCTATGCGGAAATGACCCAGTCCTGGCTTGAAGAACAGGGGATTGAATTTGAAAACCGGGAATGGGAGCAGATTCGCATCCCCGGAGGTCAGAGCTACAGGCCGTTTGAGAAGGCGGTTCCCGGTGATTTTTCAAGCGCAACGTTTTTTGCCTGCGCCGCTGCAATAACCGGAAGCACTCTTTTGCTCAAGGGCCTTGATATGAACGACAGCCAGGGAGATAAGGCGGTGTTTTCCGTTCTCCGGGAGATGGGATGCAGTGTTGATGTAACGGACGACGGAATCCTGATCAGCGGACCGGACCCCGAAAAGGGAGAACGGCTGCGGGGCGGAGATTTCGATATTAATGCCATACCCGACGCCCTGCCCGCCCTGGCAGTGACCGCCGCATTCGCCCAGGGAACCACCCGGTTCACAAACGTCCCCCAGGCACGGCTGAAGGAAACCGACCGTATCGACTGCATGGACCGTGAACTGAAAAAAATGGGCATAACCTGCAGCCAGCAGGAGGACGGTCTCACCATTGAAGGAGGCCGTCCCCGTGGAGCTCAGGTGGACGGACATCATGATCACCGTATCGTCATGGCCTGTGCAGTTGCAGGACTGGCCAGCGACGGAGACATGCAAATCAGTACTGCGGAAGCCGCATCGGTAACATTTCCGGGATTTTTCACTATACTTGAGAATGTAACATCCCGGCAGGATGGGAAAAGGACATCAGTACTTGATGAATAG
- a CDS encoding YeeE/YedE family protein: MQEITQVIIWQGWVGGLAIGSYLLFQLILTGHPLGVSTAFGNVCGFFSRLPFFHRGKYEDNFNWRLWFIIGIPLGGVIAALTSPQPMVASFNMGEMYESVLPDPLWLKGLVLTGGGILIGLGSRMAGGCTSGHSISGLAQLNPPSIAASAGFFAGGIIIVQFLFTILPALG; encoded by the coding sequence ATGCAGGAAATCACACAGGTTATAATTTGGCAGGGCTGGGTCGGCGGACTGGCCATCGGGAGCTATCTGCTTTTTCAGCTCATTCTCACCGGTCACCCCCTGGGCGTAAGTACCGCCTTCGGCAATGTGTGCGGGTTTTTCTCCCGACTGCCCTTTTTCCACCGGGGAAAATATGAGGATAACTTCAACTGGAGGCTCTGGTTCATTATCGGGATTCCCCTGGGAGGAGTAATCGCCGCCCTGACCAGCCCCCAGCCCATGGTGGCAAGCTTCAACATGGGAGAGATGTACGAGTCGGTACTACCCGATCCTCTCTGGTTGAAGGGTCTGGTCCTCACAGGAGGCGGAATTCTCATCGGTCTGGGCAGCAGAATGGCCGGCGGGTGCACTTCGGGCCATTCCATCAGCGGTCTGGCCCAGCTTAATCCTCCCAGCATCGCCGCATCTGCGGGGTTCTTCGCCGGAGGAATAATTATCGTCCAGTTTCTTTTCACCATTCTGCCCGCTCTGGGCTGA
- a CDS encoding alpha/beta hydrolase fold domain-containing protein: METATQSEQNSTDGHAHSSFQKVTVRPSAAMAFSKLILRLMRSPLSARHYESHMQEILQRPPPQPADLPTNMDNEYLISFHRLNGGWYYHLDPLHRSPSLSVVYNHGGAYAKPLDTVHWSIVSNISESMNAEIFIPIYPLAPEYDHLDAYRFLDIAYAEISKKANSPVWYAGDSAGGGIALTMAVRSTEKDLGNVPEGIILFSPWLDISMSNQKIADIEEDDLMLSVPALKAFGKWLAGSADPKNPLVSPLYSEFPPLGPVYVFQGTADILWPDSRLAARILASSGTPVQYFEYTSAFHVFMAADFLPESRDVFTKLANLIQ, translated from the coding sequence GTGGAAACTGCAACACAATCTGAACAGAACTCAACAGATGGGCACGCACATTCTTCCTTTCAGAAAGTCACAGTTCGTCCCAGCGCTGCCATGGCCTTCTCAAAACTAATTCTCCGTCTCATGAGATCGCCCCTGTCTGCCCGGCATTACGAATCTCATATGCAGGAAATTCTTCAACGGCCTCCCCCCCAGCCTGCGGATCTTCCAACCAATATGGATAATGAATATCTAATCAGTTTTCACCGGCTTAACGGCGGGTGGTATTATCATCTTGATCCATTACACAGAAGCCCCTCTCTGAGTGTTGTGTATAATCACGGAGGCGCATACGCCAAACCCCTTGATACCGTTCATTGGAGCATCGTATCAAATATTTCCGAAAGCATGAATGCAGAGATCTTCATTCCTATCTATCCCCTGGCACCGGAATATGATCACCTTGACGCATATAGATTCCTTGACATTGCTTACGCAGAGATATCGAAGAAAGCGAATTCCCCTGTGTGGTATGCCGGGGATTCGGCGGGAGGAGGAATCGCCCTTACAATGGCGGTCCGTTCTACAGAAAAAGACCTGGGAAATGTTCCTGAAGGGATAATTCTTTTTTCTCCCTGGCTCGATATTAGTATGTCCAACCAAAAAATTGCTGATATTGAAGAAGATGATTTAATGCTGAGCGTCCCGGCACTAAAGGCATTCGGGAAGTGGTTGGCAGGATCTGCAGATCCAAAAAATCCCCTGGTAAGCCCTCTGTATTCAGAATTTCCTCCCCTTGGGCCGGTGTATGTTTTTCAGGGTACTGCTGATATTTTATGGCCGGATAGTCGGTTGGCAGCCCGAATACTCGCCTCTTCGGGAACGCCTGTACAATACTTTGAATATACCAGTGCGTTTCATGTATTTATGGCGGCGGACTTTCTTCCTGAATCCCGGGATGTATTTACCAAACTGGCCAATCTGATACAATAG
- a CDS encoding NADPH:quinone reductase, with translation MNAKNGNFRMMVNSYGGPEVLTLQEQEPPAPGPGEVLVRLSFAGVNPVDGYRRSGSQGYTPDLPFCPGFEGAGHIEAVGPRCSDQLEAGLNIGDPVYVAWSGTGTYAGWCIADCSQVFPVPRGMELSRAAGLFVNYFTAYRALVFRGSVLPTDRVFIHGGSGGVGMAAIQWCGFLGNEVWATAGSSEGLELLRQQGVEHRFNHGREGYGEEIRSQRPEGFDLILEMRADINLDRDLDLLAPGGRVMIIGSRGETSLVPRKTMGKELDIRGVVLMGNSPDANRSIHRSIEKGCASEDILPVIQQIYPLSEAAQAHREMEEHKALGKRILDCRPV, from the coding sequence ATGAATGCAAAGAACGGCAATTTCCGGATGATGGTGAACTCCTACGGAGGACCGGAAGTTCTCACCCTTCAGGAGCAGGAACCGCCGGCACCCGGGCCCGGTGAGGTGCTGGTCAGACTTTCGTTCGCCGGAGTGAATCCCGTGGACGGATACCGCAGGTCAGGAAGCCAGGGCTACACCCCCGATCTGCCCTTTTGCCCGGGGTTTGAGGGGGCCGGACATATTGAGGCCGTCGGCCCCCGGTGCAGTGATCAGCTGGAAGCGGGCCTGAACATCGGTGATCCGGTTTATGTTGCATGGTCCGGAACCGGAACATATGCGGGCTGGTGCATTGCGGACTGCAGTCAGGTGTTTCCCGTACCCCGGGGAATGGAGCTCAGCCGGGCTGCGGGGCTGTTTGTGAATTATTTCACCGCCTACCGTGCCCTGGTGTTCAGGGGATCGGTTCTGCCCACCGACCGTGTGTTCATCCACGGCGGGAGCGGCGGCGTGGGAATGGCCGCCATTCAGTGGTGCGGTTTTCTGGGAAATGAAGTATGGGCCACCGCCGGAAGCAGCGAAGGTCTTGAGCTTCTGCGCCAGCAGGGAGTTGAACACAGATTTAATCATGGCAGGGAAGGCTATGGTGAAGAAATCCGTTCACAGCGTCCGGAAGGATTCGACCTGATCCTGGAGATGCGGGCCGATATCAATCTGGACAGGGATCTGGATCTGCTGGCCCCCGGGGGACGGGTGATGATTATCGGGAGCAGGGGAGAAACATCGCTGGTTCCCCGTAAAACCATGGGCAAAGAACTGGACATTCGGGGAGTGGTGCTCATGGGCAACAGCCCCGACGCCAACCGGAGCATCCACCGGTCCATAGAAAAGGGCTGCGCCTCGGAGGATATTCTCCCGGTCATTCAGCAAATTTACCCCCTGTCCGAAGCAGCACAGGCTCACCGGGAGATGGAGGAGCACAAAGCTCTGGGCAAGAGAATTCTGGACTGCCGCCCGGTCTGA
- a CDS encoding bacteriohemerythrin has product MALLEWTDDMSVGNPIIDTQHRRLIDLVNDFHRALENGRGQESISFVLDNLNDYIEMHFRSEEALFRISDYPEKDAHMEEHRRLMERVEEYLKRFKSGNKYLTVEILDFIQEWVEHHIKVTDAGYKDYI; this is encoded by the coding sequence ATGGCCCTGCTTGAATGGACCGACGACATGAGTGTGGGAAATCCCATAATCGACACCCAGCACCGCAGACTGATTGATCTGGTTAACGATTTCCACCGGGCACTTGAGAACGGAAGAGGACAGGAAAGCATCTCGTTTGTGCTGGATAATCTCAACGATTATATCGAAATGCACTTCCGCAGCGAGGAAGCACTCTTCAGGATCAGCGATTACCCGGAAAAAGATGCCCATATGGAAGAGCACCGTCGGCTGATGGAACGTGTGGAGGAATATCTGAAGCGTTTCAAGTCGGGGAATAAGTATCTTACGGTGGAGATTCTCGATTTCATTCAGGAATGGGTGGAGCACCATATAAAAGTCACCGACGCTGGTTACAAGGATTATATTTGA